One genomic window of Limanda limanda chromosome 16, fLimLim1.1, whole genome shotgun sequence includes the following:
- the LOC133021334 gene encoding sterol 26-hydroxylase, mitochondrial-like yields the protein MMRRTLISVGLRLNRHQGTGMGAPTAGLGPDSHRRYASSSAAPPSSSSSTSVVGAPNKLKAMDELHGPNLLTNLYWLFVKGYSQTTQQMQIEHRKIYGPLWKSEIGPLTIVNVAQADLIEQVLRQEGKHPIRTDMPHWRLYREMRNQASGPLTEMGANWQRIRSILNPRMLIPKHVSSYTNTINEVVTDFNDRLAWVREKDGQGVMVNNLTEELYNFAFEGICSVLFETRMGCLNEVLPEETKKFITSVGEMFHLSQVVILFPKSVWPYLPAWKRFVAVWDHLFKVAGELVQKKMEEIQEKVKLDQQVEGAYLTHLLFSDKMTIPEILGSMTELLLAGVDTTSNTISWALYHLAKLPEIQEQLYQEVIGVCPGDKMTTSEDIAQMPYLKAIIRETLRMYPVVPGNARVIAEDDVVVGDYVFPKNTLFHLCHYAVSYDESVFPDPHTFRPQRWLRGEVERVKHHPFGSVPFGFGVRACLGRRVAELEMYLLLSRLIKRYEVRPDPTGQTVKPITRTLLCPAKPINLQFLDRRR from the exons ATGATGCGCAGGACTCTGATCAGCGTCGGACTGCGACTGAACCGACACCAGGGCACCGGGATGGGGGCACCGACAGCCGGACTGGGCCCGGACTCCCACCGACGATATGCGTCCAGCTCCGccgccccccccagcagcagcagcagcacctccgTGGTGGGAGCCCCCAACAAACTGAAAGCCATGGACGAGCTGCACGGACCCAATCTATTGACCAACCTGTACTGGCTCTTTGTGAAGGGATACTCACAGACGACTCAACAGATGCAG ATCGAGCACCGAAAGATCTACGGTCCGCTGTGGAAGTCGGAGATAGGTCCTCTGACCATCGTGAACGTGGCTCAGGCAGACCTGATAGAGCAGGTTTTGAGGCAGGAGGGGAAACATCCGATCCGGACCGACATGCCCCACTGGAGGTTGTACCGAGAGATGAGGAACCAGGCCTCTGGACCCCTGACCGA GATGGGGGCCAACTGGCAGCGGATCCGCAGTATCCTGAACCCGCGGATGTTGATACCCAAACACGTTTCCTCCTACACTAACACCATCAACGAGGTGGTGACAGACTTTAACGACAGACTGGCCTGGGTGAGGGAGAAAGACGGCCAGGGAGTTATGGTCAATAACCTGACGGAGGAACTCTACAATTTTGCTTTTGAAG GTATCTGTTCAGTGTTGTTTGAGACACGTATGGGCTGCTTGAACGAGGTGTTGCCTGAGGAAACCAAAAAGTTCATTACCTCCGTTGGGGAAATGTTCCACCTCTCGCAGGTCGTGATCCTCTTCCCGAAGTCTGTGTGGCCCTACCTTCCCGCTTGGAAACGGTTTGTGGCGGTCTGGGATCACCTCTTCAAAGTGG CTGGGGAGTTGGTGCAGAAGAAAATGGAGGAGATCCAGGAGAAGGTGAAACTGGACCAGCAGGTGGAGGGAGCGTACCTCACACACCTGCTGTTCAGCGACAAGATGACGATCCCTGAGATTCTGGGAAGCATGACTGAGCTCCTGCTGGCAGGAGTCGACACG ACCTCCAACACTATCTCCTGGGCTCTGTACCACTTGGCAAAGCTGCCAGAGATCCAGGAACAGTTGTACCAGGAAGTGATAGGAGTTTGCCCCGGAGACAAGATGACGACCAGTGAGGACATTGCTCAGATGCCATACCTGAAGGCCATCATCAGGGAGACGCTACG GATGTATCCAGTGGTGCCAGGAAACGCCCGCGTCATTGCTGAAGACGATGTTGTGGTGGGAGATTACGTCTTCCCAAAAAAT ACGTTGTTTCACCTGTGCCATTACGCTGTGTCCTATGACGAGAGCGTCTTTCCCGACCCTCACACCTTCAGACCGCAGCGATGGCTccgtggagaggtggagagggtcAAGCATCACCCGTTTGGGTCGGTGCCGTTCGGTTTTGGGGTCCGGGCGTGTCTGGGTCGACGAGTGGCAGAGCTTGAGATGTATCTCCTCTTGTCCAGG ttgatAAAACGATACGAGGTGAGGCCGGACCCTACTGGACAGACAGTGAAGCCCATCACCAGAACCCTGCTCTGCCCTGCTAAACCAATCAACCTGCAGTTTCTGGACAGGAGGCGCTAG